A window of Streptomyces gilvosporeus contains these coding sequences:
- a CDS encoding MmcQ/YjbR family DNA-binding protein encodes MAKAAGPAAVRARVRTFALGLPGAVEEFPWGESVIKVNKKVFVFLGVEDGSHPPGITLKLTEPEAHAHALTAPGAEPAGYGLGKAGWVRIPLGEKAAPAAELLCDWTEESYRVIAPQKLIAELDGG; translated from the coding sequence ATGGCGAAGGCGGCGGGGCCGGCGGCGGTGCGGGCGCGGGTGCGGACGTTCGCGCTGGGGCTGCCGGGCGCGGTGGAGGAGTTCCCGTGGGGCGAGAGCGTCATCAAGGTCAACAAAAAGGTCTTCGTGTTTCTCGGCGTCGAGGACGGCAGCCATCCGCCGGGTATCACCCTGAAGCTCACGGAGCCCGAGGCGCATGCCCATGCGCTGACCGCGCCCGGCGCCGAGCCCGCGGGCTACGGCCTGGGCAAGGCCGGCTGGGTGCGGATCCCGCTGGGGGAGAAGGCCGCCCCGGCCGCCGAGCTGCTGTGTGACTGGACGGAGGAGTCCTATCGCGTCATAGCCCCCCAGAAGCTCATCGCCGAGCTCGACGGGGGATAG
- a CDS encoding MgtC/SapB family protein codes for MSSPQLAAALFDFHNGQGPRQFTELALALLLSSLIGLERESRQKSAGLRTHTLVGVGSALFMEVSIHGFGALLGHDGVALDPSRVAAQVVSGIGFIGGGLIFVKKDAVRGLTTAATIWLTCAIGMACGGGLPLLAIGATAVHFLIVRGLTVVSDRIGPAPSFAQVELRLTYRPQHGLLGAILENCTGSGFRVTDVRVETGPTGADDARTAAEVLLRLEGTGTAYPLVEALTELDGVRGVALGRQDDSTE; via the coding sequence ATGTCCTCCCCGCAACTCGCCGCCGCACTGTTCGACTTCCACAACGGACAGGGGCCGCGTCAGTTCACCGAGCTGGCGCTGGCCCTGCTGCTGTCCTCGCTCATCGGCCTGGAGCGCGAGTCCCGGCAGAAAAGCGCAGGGCTGCGGACCCACACGCTGGTCGGCGTGGGCAGCGCGCTGTTCATGGAGGTATCGATCCACGGCTTCGGCGCGCTGCTCGGCCACGACGGTGTGGCGCTGGACCCCTCCCGGGTCGCCGCACAGGTCGTCTCGGGCATCGGCTTCATCGGCGGCGGGCTGATCTTCGTCAAGAAGGATGCGGTCCGCGGCCTGACCACGGCCGCCACCATCTGGCTGACCTGCGCCATCGGCATGGCCTGCGGCGGCGGACTGCCCCTGCTGGCGATCGGCGCGACGGCGGTGCACTTCCTCATCGTCCGCGGCCTCACGGTCGTCTCGGACCGCATCGGACCGGCGCCGTCGTTCGCCCAGGTGGAGCTGCGGCTGACCTACCGTCCCCAACACGGGCTGCTGGGAGCGATATTGGAGAACTGCACCGGCAGCGGCTTCCGGGTCACCGACGTCAGGGTGGAGACCGGCCCGACCGGCGCCGACGACGCGCGGACGGCCGCCGAGGTACTGCTCCGCCTGGAGGGCACCGGCACGGCGTACCCCCTGGTCGAGGCGCTGACCGAGCTGGACGGCGTACGCGGGGTGGCACTGGGACGCCAGGACGACAGCACGGAATGA
- a CDS encoding endonuclease V yields MDTHPTFSCADELRHWPTDETRARAVQDRLRTCVRLDESGPPPGFAGTVVGVDVAYDDARNVVAAAAVALDAQTLAVVDEATAVGEVSFPYVPGLLAFREIPTVLDALTRLTRTPDLVVCDGYGLAHPRRFGLASHLGVLTGLPTIGVAKNPFTFRYEPPGPERGATSPLLDRDGVEGVDEEVGRALRTQKGVKPVFVSVGHRVGLDQACAHTLHLAAAYRLPETTRAADSLCRRALARA; encoded by the coding sequence ATGGACACTCACCCCACCTTCTCGTGTGCCGACGAACTGCGGCATTGGCCGACGGACGAAACGCGGGCACGCGCCGTCCAGGACCGGCTGCGGACCTGTGTGCGGCTCGATGAATCCGGCCCGCCGCCGGGGTTCGCGGGCACCGTCGTCGGGGTGGATGTGGCCTACGACGACGCGCGGAACGTGGTTGCCGCGGCGGCCGTCGCCCTCGACGCCCAAACGCTCGCCGTCGTCGACGAGGCCACCGCCGTCGGAGAGGTCTCCTTCCCGTACGTCCCCGGACTGCTCGCCTTCCGGGAGATACCCACCGTGCTCGACGCCCTCACCCGCCTCACCCGTACCCCGGATCTGGTGGTCTGCGACGGCTACGGGCTGGCGCACCCGCGGCGTTTCGGCCTGGCCAGCCATCTGGGGGTGCTGACCGGACTGCCGACCATCGGGGTCGCCAAGAATCCCTTCACCTTCCGCTACGAGCCGCCCGGTCCCGAGCGCGGCGCCACCTCGCCGCTGCTGGACCGGGACGGTGTCGAGGGCGTGGACGAGGAGGTGGGACGTGCGCTGCGTACCCAGAAGGGCGTCAAGCCGGTGTTCGTCTCCGTGGGGCACCGGGTCGGTCTCGACCAGGCATGCGCGCACACGCTGCATCTGGCGGCCGCGTACCGACTGCCGGAGACCACCCGGGCCGCCGATTCCCTCTGCCGGAGGGCGCTGGCGCGCGCCTGA
- a CDS encoding class II fructose-bisphosphate aldolase, translated as MPLVPTSSIVDAAQAAQAGAAAFNVIHLETAEALVTAAERTNTPLILQISENCIRYHGRLLPITRACLALAESSTAPIAVHLDHLTDPELVHQGVAAGAGSVMVDASALPYEENVSTTAELTDWCHRRGVYVEAELGEVGGKDGVHAPGARTQPHEALSFVRATGVDALAVAVGSSHAMRERTAVLDKDLIAALRAALPVPLVLHGSSGVPDDELRRAIAAGMTKINISTHLVSVFTRSVRQTLGADTSLVDSRKYVKPAREAVAQEAARLLELLSTPAAVPERHAAQAPAPG; from the coding sequence ATGCCCCTCGTTCCGACCTCATCCATCGTCGACGCCGCGCAGGCGGCGCAGGCCGGTGCCGCGGCGTTCAATGTCATTCATCTGGAGACCGCCGAGGCGCTCGTCACCGCCGCCGAGCGCACCAACACCCCGCTGATCCTCCAGATCAGCGAGAACTGCATCCGCTACCACGGCCGTCTGCTGCCCATCACCCGCGCCTGTCTCGCCCTGGCCGAGAGCTCCACCGCCCCCATCGCGGTCCATCTCGACCACCTCACCGATCCGGAACTGGTCCACCAGGGCGTCGCCGCCGGAGCGGGCTCGGTGATGGTGGACGCCTCGGCGCTCCCCTACGAGGAGAACGTCTCCACCACCGCCGAGCTCACCGACTGGTGTCATCGGCGCGGTGTCTATGTCGAGGCAGAACTCGGCGAAGTGGGCGGCAAGGACGGCGTCCACGCACCGGGTGCACGTACCCAACCGCACGAAGCCCTCTCCTTCGTCCGGGCCACGGGTGTGGACGCGCTCGCGGTCGCCGTCGGCTCCTCGCACGCCATGCGCGAGCGCACGGCCGTACTGGACAAGGACCTGATCGCCGCGCTGCGGGCGGCGCTGCCGGTGCCTCTGGTGCTGCACGGCTCCTCGGGCGTACCGGACGACGAGCTCCGCCGTGCCATCGCCGCAGGAATGACGAAGATCAATATCTCCACACACCTGGTGTCCGTCTTCACCCGGTCCGTACGGCAGACACTCGGCGCGGACACCTCACTCGTCGACTCCCGCAAGTACGTCAAGCCGGCCCGGGAGGCGGTGGCCCAGGAGGCGGCGAGGCTGCTGGAGCTCCTGAGCACTCCGGCGGCGGTCCCCGAGCGGCACGCTGCCCAGGCACCGGCGCCGGGGTAG
- a CDS encoding amidase, whose protein sequence is MTDALHYLDATDLAARLRRRDLSAREVVRAHLDRIEQVNPAVNAVVTLDPEGALAEAARADERLAHGEGDIPPLHGLPIAFKDTHLTRGMRTTYGSPLFRNHVPDQDELLVDRLRQAGAIRLGKTNVPEFAAGSHTFNPVFGTTRNPYDTTRSAGGSSGGAAAALATGLLPLADGSDMGGSLRNPASFCNVVGLRPTPGRVPAYPAVDLWDTLAVPGPMGRTVADTALALSAMAGPDPRCPTSLETPGDAFRAPLDRDLRGLRLAWAPDLGGHAPADPEVLAVLEAQLPVFTGLGCHLDLACPDLTGADETFRTLRAHAFDLALGALLDSAGQALKPSLAANIAQGRRLTTDDLHAATAARSRLHLSTVDFFSRYDLLLAPVSQVAPFDAEQEYPEAVAGRPTESYLDWMRSCYLISVLGVPALSVPAGFTPGGLPVGIQLIGPPRADLAVLQAGHAFEGATRHGRRHPTPPTA, encoded by the coding sequence ATGACCGACGCGCTGCACTATCTGGACGCCACCGATCTCGCGGCCCGGCTGCGCCGCCGCGACCTCTCCGCAAGGGAGGTCGTACGGGCCCATCTGGACCGGATCGAGCAGGTCAACCCGGCCGTCAACGCCGTCGTCACCCTCGACCCCGAAGGCGCCCTGGCCGAGGCCGCCCGCGCCGACGAGCGACTGGCCCATGGGGAGGGCGACATCCCGCCTCTGCACGGTCTGCCGATCGCGTTCAAGGACACCCACCTCACCCGTGGCATGCGCACGACCTACGGTTCGCCGCTCTTCCGCAACCACGTGCCCGACCAGGACGAACTGCTCGTCGACCGACTGCGGCAAGCCGGTGCGATCCGCCTCGGCAAGACCAACGTGCCCGAATTCGCGGCGGGTTCGCACACCTTCAACCCGGTCTTCGGCACCACCCGCAACCCGTACGACACCACCCGCTCGGCGGGCGGCAGCAGCGGAGGCGCCGCCGCCGCGCTCGCGACCGGGCTGCTGCCCCTGGCCGACGGCAGCGATATGGGCGGCTCCCTGCGCAATCCCGCGTCGTTCTGCAATGTGGTGGGGCTGCGGCCCACGCCCGGCCGCGTCCCCGCGTACCCGGCCGTCGACCTCTGGGACACGCTTGCGGTCCCCGGGCCGATGGGCCGGACCGTCGCGGACACCGCCCTTGCCCTGTCGGCGATGGCCGGTCCCGACCCGCGCTGCCCCACCAGCCTGGAGACGCCCGGCGACGCCTTCCGCGCCCCGCTCGACCGCGATCTGCGCGGGCTGCGCCTCGCCTGGGCCCCCGACCTGGGCGGACACGCACCCGCCGACCCCGAGGTGCTGGCCGTTCTCGAAGCCCAGTTGCCGGTGTTCACCGGTCTCGGCTGCCACCTGGACCTCGCCTGCCCCGACCTCACGGGCGCCGACGAAACCTTTCGGACGCTGCGGGCCCACGCCTTCGACCTGGCCCTCGGCGCTCTGCTCGACTCCGCCGGACAGGCCCTCAAACCCAGCCTGGCGGCGAACATCGCACAGGGCCGCAGGCTGACCACGGACGACCTCCACGCGGCGACCGCCGCCCGCAGCCGGCTGCACCTGAGCACGGTGGACTTCTTCTCCCGTTACGACCTGCTCCTGGCCCCGGTGAGCCAGGTGGCGCCCTTCGATGCGGAACAGGAGTACCCGGAGGCGGTCGCGGGGCGGCCCACCGAGAGCTATCTGGACTGGATGCGCTCCTGCTACCTCATCTCCGTCCTGGGGGTACCCGCGCTCTCCGTTCCGGCCGGTTTCACTCCCGGCGGCCTTCCCGTGGGGATCCAGCTGATCGGCCCGCCGCGCGCCGACCTCGCCGTCCTCCAGGCCGGCCACGCCTTCGAAGGCGCCACCCGGCACGGACGGCGCCACCCGACTCCGCCGACGGCCTGA
- a CDS encoding sialate:H+ symport family MFS transporter, whose product MFAAWIGYLLDGFDFVLITLVLTEIADEFHLGTATAASLVSGAFITRWLGGAVLGAMGDRYGRRTAMITSILLYSLGTFACGFAWGYTSLFIARLVIGLGMAGEYSASVTYVLESWPARLRNRASGFLISGYAGGSILAAELYGWVVPHWGWRWMFWIGVLPVLVALWVRRSLPEAADWQAEIGSAAVGPRPERPNPFRPLFTGRLRSWCNAALTVAASGALFCVFTPVGEGYVPWLSVLAALCLIAFAAQLGGRRGWLRHIALMVTVFCAFLYSWPIQALLPTYLKTDLHYAPAQVTDVMFAAGFGTMAGCWLAGFVGDRLGTRRAYAATLLASLALVFPVFAVQRSLVGLGVLLFGLLALSQGISGILPKYIAGHFPTATRAASLGFVYNVGALGGAVAPVLGARLAEGMPLGRALAVLTFGLTFLVIVLVGGDVPRRLARLVDREAPEDHLVPEAGGSGPLPEEASSGPL is encoded by the coding sequence CTGTTCGCCGCCTGGATCGGCTATCTCCTGGACGGCTTCGACTTCGTCCTGATCACCCTCGTCCTGACCGAGATCGCCGACGAGTTCCACCTCGGCACGGCCACCGCCGCCTCGCTCGTCTCCGGGGCCTTCATCACCCGGTGGCTGGGCGGCGCCGTCCTGGGCGCGATGGGCGACCGCTACGGCCGCAGAACCGCCATGATCACCAGCATCCTGCTCTATTCGCTGGGCACCTTCGCCTGCGGATTCGCCTGGGGCTACACCAGCCTGTTCATCGCGCGACTGGTGATCGGCCTGGGGATGGCGGGGGAGTACAGCGCCAGCGTGACGTATGTGCTGGAGAGCTGGCCCGCCAGGCTGCGCAATCGCGCCTCCGGATTCCTGATCTCCGGTTACGCGGGCGGCAGCATCCTCGCCGCCGAGCTCTACGGATGGGTGGTGCCGCACTGGGGATGGCGCTGGATGTTCTGGATCGGTGTGCTGCCCGTCCTGGTGGCGCTGTGGGTGCGCAGATCGCTGCCGGAGGCCGCCGACTGGCAGGCCGAGATCGGCTCGGCCGCCGTCGGACCGCGGCCGGAACGCCCGAATCCGTTCCGTCCGCTGTTCACCGGCCGGCTGCGCTCCTGGTGCAACGCCGCCCTGACGGTGGCCGCCTCGGGCGCATTGTTCTGCGTCTTCACGCCCGTGGGGGAGGGGTACGTCCCCTGGCTGTCGGTGCTCGCGGCGCTGTGCCTGATCGCGTTCGCGGCGCAGCTCGGCGGCCGTAGGGGCTGGCTGCGCCATATCGCCCTGATGGTCACGGTGTTCTGCGCCTTCCTGTACAGCTGGCCGATCCAGGCGCTGTTGCCGACCTATCTGAAGACCGACCTCCACTACGCGCCCGCGCAGGTCACCGACGTGATGTTCGCCGCGGGCTTCGGCACCATGGCGGGCTGCTGGCTGGCCGGTTTCGTCGGGGACCGGCTGGGGACCCGGCGGGCCTATGCCGCCACCCTGCTGGCGTCCCTCGCCCTGGTCTTCCCGGTGTTCGCGGTCCAGCGCAGCCTGGTGGGGCTGGGGGTGCTGCTCTTCGGGCTGCTGGCGCTGAGTCAGGGGATCTCCGGCATTCTGCCGAAGTACATCGCCGGCCATTTCCCGACCGCGACCCGCGCCGCCTCGCTCGGCTTCGTCTACAACGTAGGGGCACTCGGCGGGGCCGTGGCCCCTGTCCTGGGGGCGCGGCTCGCGGAGGGGATGCCCCTGGGGCGGGCCCTGGCGGTGCTCACCTTCGGGCTCACGTTCCTGGTCATCGTGCTGGTGGGAGGGGACGTGCCCCGGCGGCTGGCCCGTCTGGTCGACCGCGAGGCGCCCGAGGACCATCTGGTGCCCGAGGCCGGCGGATCCGGGCCGCTGCCCGAGGAGGCGTCATCCGGTCCGCTGTGA
- a CDS encoding saccharopine dehydrogenase family protein has translation MPRQDTSGRAHDLVLYGATGFAGTLTAEYLARHAPTGLRWALAGRNTAKLERLRDRLAGIDPACAALPLLHADSGDAASLRALAVGTRVLATTVGPYLLHGEPLVAACAAAGTDYVDLTGEPEFIDRMYLRHHETARASGARLVHSCGFDCVPHDLGVHYTVGLLPEGVPLRIDGFVRAGAAFSGGTLSSVLTVLSRPLAMAQAARERRRAEPRPAGRTVRAPLGLPVRSPETRVWGMPLPTVDPQVIARSAAALERYGPDFRYRHYAGVRHLPVAVGGVLGAGALAALAQVPPARRWLAGRVEPGEGPSAERREKSWFAVRFVASGGGKRLVTEVSGGDPGYDETAKMLAESALCLAFDDLPETAGQVTTAVAMGDALTARLQKAGITFRVVRG, from the coding sequence ATGCCACGGCAGGACACCTCCGGAAGGGCCCATGATCTGGTCCTCTACGGCGCCACCGGGTTCGCCGGGACGCTGACCGCCGAGTATCTGGCCCGGCACGCCCCCACCGGCTTGCGCTGGGCGCTGGCCGGGCGCAACACCGCCAAACTGGAGCGGCTGCGCGACCGCCTGGCGGGCATCGACCCGGCCTGCGCCGCCCTGCCGCTGCTGCACGCCGACAGCGGCGACGCCGCCTCGCTGCGCGCCCTCGCCGTCGGCACCCGCGTCCTGGCCACGACCGTCGGTCCGTATCTGCTCCACGGCGAACCGCTCGTCGCCGCCTGCGCCGCGGCCGGGACGGACTACGTGGACCTGACCGGTGAGCCCGAATTCATCGACCGGATGTATCTGCGCCACCATGAGACGGCCCGCGCCTCCGGGGCCCGCCTGGTGCACTCCTGCGGCTTCGACTGCGTACCGCACGACCTGGGGGTGCACTACACCGTCGGCCTGCTCCCCGAGGGCGTACCGCTGCGCATCGACGGCTTCGTCCGTGCCGGCGCCGCCTTCTCCGGCGGCACGCTCTCCTCCGTGCTGACGGTCCTCTCGCGTCCGCTGGCGATGGCGCAGGCCGCCCGCGAGCGCAGGAGGGCGGAGCCCCGCCCCGCCGGCCGGACGGTCCGGGCGCCGCTCGGCCTGCCCGTCAGGAGCCCCGAGACGCGCGTGTGGGGCATGCCGCTGCCGACCGTGGACCCGCAGGTGATCGCCCGCTCGGCGGCCGCTCTGGAGCGCTACGGGCCGGATTTCCGCTACCGCCACTACGCGGGGGTGCGGCATCTGCCGGTCGCGGTGGGCGGCGTCCTGGGGGCGGGCGCGCTGGCCGCGCTGGCCCAGGTGCCGCCGGCGCGGCGCTGGCTGGCCGGGCGCGTCGAACCGGGCGAGGGGCCGAGCGCCGAGCGGCGCGAAAAGAGCTGGTTCGCGGTGCGCTTCGTGGCGTCCGGCGGCGGCAAGCGGCTGGTCACCGAGGTGTCGGGCGGAGATCCGGGCTATGACGAGACGGCGAAGATGCTCGCCGAATCGGCGCTCTGCCTCGCCTTTGACGATCTGCCGGAGACCGCCGGCCAGGTGACGACGGCGGTCGCCATGGGGGACGCGCTGACGGCCCGTCTCCAGAAGGCGGGCATCACCTTCCGGGTGGTCCGGGGCTGA
- a CDS encoding YciI family protein, with amino-acid sequence MFVLELTYTAPMERVDAALEDHVTWLKAQYAAGHFIAAGRKVPRDGGVIIATGMDRAAVEHLVTEDPFSVADVCTYRITEFVATTTAPALEEYREQLPS; translated from the coding sequence ATGTTCGTATTGGAGCTGACCTACACCGCCCCCATGGAGCGCGTCGACGCCGCCCTGGAGGACCATGTGACCTGGCTGAAGGCGCAGTACGCCGCCGGGCACTTCATCGCCGCCGGCCGCAAGGTCCCCCGCGACGGAGGCGTGATCATCGCCACCGGAATGGACCGTGCGGCCGTCGAGCACCTGGTGACGGAGGACCCGTTCTCGGTCGCCGATGTGTGCACCTACCGGATCACCGAATTCGTGGCGACCACGACCGCCCCCGCCCTGGAGGAGTACCGGGAGCAGCTGCCGTCCTGA
- a CDS encoding sugar porter family MFS transporter: MSNATLPETPQPPSPKAARRTGRLFALTGAVVGVIYGYDTGSISGALVFLSRDFHLTEAEKGLVNSVLVFGSIVGALIGGKLADALGRKAAMLIVAGSYAVFVALSACAPNVVVLDVVRFLLGVAIGISIVAAPLYIAESTPARIRGASVAAYQVATVAGIVLTYFVNWGLSGGGHWRWMLGLSAIPAALVMVPLLRLPDTPRWYVLKGRTQRAVEVMATTDPEVDAQAEVAAVSAALAQESGGSASSLLRTPYARATLFVIGLGFFCQITGINAVTYYSPQIFEEMGFTGNGQNFLLPSFVELASLAATVLALLIIDRLGRRVVLLSGIGTMVTMLAVLTVVFAMGELHGAATWVGFGAILLFTAAFNFGFGSLIWVYASEAFPAQLRSTGASVMLTADLVANLLIAQFFPSLMAWAGAAWTFAGLGALAFCALLFASAMAPETKGRQLEEIQGYWQNGGRWPEEAPAPVPAGPAPEAVL; this comes from the coding sequence ATGTCCAATGCCACGCTCCCCGAGACGCCCCAGCCGCCGTCGCCCAAGGCCGCGCGCCGCACCGGCAGACTGTTCGCGCTCACCGGCGCCGTGGTCGGCGTCATCTACGGCTACGACACCGGCAGCATCTCGGGCGCCCTGGTCTTCCTCAGCAGGGACTTCCATCTCACCGAGGCGGAAAAGGGCCTGGTCAACAGCGTGTTGGTGTTCGGGTCCATCGTCGGTGCGCTGATCGGCGGCAAGCTCGCCGATGCCCTGGGCCGCAAGGCCGCGATGCTGATCGTCGCCGGCTCGTACGCCGTCTTCGTCGCGCTCTCCGCCTGCGCTCCCAACGTCGTCGTGCTCGATGTGGTGCGCTTTCTGCTCGGGGTCGCCATCGGCATCTCGATCGTGGCCGCCCCGCTCTATATCGCGGAATCGACGCCTGCGCGCATCCGCGGCGCATCCGTCGCCGCGTACCAGGTGGCCACCGTCGCCGGCATCGTTCTGACCTACTTCGTGAACTGGGGGCTGTCCGGCGGCGGCCACTGGCGCTGGATGCTCGGCCTGTCCGCGATCCCCGCGGCACTGGTCATGGTCCCGCTGCTCCGGCTGCCGGACACCCCGCGCTGGTATGTGCTCAAGGGCCGCACGCAGCGGGCCGTCGAGGTCATGGCGACGACCGACCCGGAGGTCGACGCGCAGGCGGAGGTGGCCGCGGTGAGCGCCGCGCTCGCCCAGGAGAGCGGCGGCTCGGCGTCCTCGCTGCTGCGCACGCCGTACGCCCGCGCCACGTTGTTCGTCATCGGCCTCGGCTTCTTCTGCCAGATCACCGGCATCAACGCCGTGACGTACTACAGCCCGCAGATCTTCGAGGAGATGGGCTTCACCGGCAACGGCCAGAACTTCCTTCTGCCGTCCTTCGTGGAGCTCGCCTCACTGGCCGCGACCGTGCTGGCCCTTCTCATCATCGACCGGCTCGGCCGCCGGGTGGTGCTGCTCTCCGGTATCGGCACGATGGTCACCATGCTCGCCGTACTGACCGTCGTCTTCGCCATGGGCGAGCTGCACGGCGCCGCGACCTGGGTGGGCTTCGGCGCCATCCTGCTCTTCACCGCCGCCTTCAACTTCGGCTTCGGATCGCTGATCTGGGTCTATGCGAGCGAGGCGTTCCCCGCCCAGCTGCGCTCCACCGGGGCGTCGGTGATGCTCACCGCCGACCTGGTGGCGAATCTTCTGATCGCCCAGTTCTTCCCGTCCCTGATGGCCTGGGCGGGCGCGGCCTGGACGTTCGCCGGCCTCGGTGCGCTCGCGTTCTGCGCCCTGCTCTTCGCCTCCGCGATGGCGCCGGAGACCAAGGGGCGCCAACTGGAGGAGATCCAGGGTTATTGGCAGAACGGGGGCCGCTGGCCCGAGGAGGCCCCGGCCCCGGTTCCGGCCGGCCCCGCACCGGAGGCCGTCCTCTAG
- a CDS encoding SIS domain-containing protein, whose translation MGETSYMAQELNSQPETWREAARIGAAGGPLPKAGERVAVVGCGTSWFMAQSYAALREGAGQGVTDPFAASEAFLGADRAYDAVVAITRSGTTTEVLRVLDAVKGRIPTVTILGDPETPAVELSDETLALPFADEKSVVQTRFATTALTLLRAHLGEDVSRAVSDAQEALTAPVEQEWVDAEQFSFLGTGWTFGLANEAALKMREASQSWTESYPAMEYRHGPIAIAAPGRVTWLFGPAPEGLEDDVARTGARFVRHVRDPLADLVLVQRVALARARARGLDPDNPRSLTRSVMLDAAAAS comes from the coding sequence GTGGGCGAGACCTCGTACATGGCGCAGGAGCTGAACAGTCAGCCGGAGACCTGGCGGGAGGCGGCGCGGATCGGGGCGGCGGGAGGACCGCTGCCCAAAGCGGGAGAACGGGTGGCCGTCGTCGGATGCGGCACCTCGTGGTTCATGGCGCAGTCGTACGCGGCACTGCGCGAGGGGGCGGGTCAGGGGGTGACGGACCCGTTCGCCGCCTCGGAGGCGTTCCTCGGCGCCGACCGCGCCTATGACGCGGTCGTGGCGATCACCCGCTCCGGCACCACGACGGAGGTGTTGCGCGTCCTCGACGCGGTCAAGGGCCGGATCCCGACGGTGACGATTCTCGGCGATCCCGAGACGCCGGCGGTGGAGCTCTCCGACGAGACGCTCGCGCTGCCGTTCGCCGATGAGAAGTCCGTGGTCCAGACGCGGTTCGCGACGACGGCGCTGACGCTGCTGCGCGCGCACCTGGGAGAGGACGTCTCCCGAGCGGTGAGCGACGCACAGGAGGCGCTGACCGCGCCGGTGGAGCAGGAGTGGGTGGACGCCGAGCAGTTCTCCTTCCTCGGCACGGGCTGGACGTTCGGTCTGGCCAACGAGGCGGCCCTCAAGATGCGGGAGGCGTCCCAGAGTTGGACGGAGTCCTACCCTGCGATGGAGTACCGCCACGGCCCGATCGCCATAGCCGCGCCCGGCCGGGTGACCTGGCTGTTCGGGCCCGCCCCGGAGGGGCTGGAGGACGATGTGGCGCGCACCGGCGCCCGGTTCGTTCGCCATGTGCGCGATCCGCTGGCCGATCTGGTGCTGGTGCAGCGGGTGGCCCTGGCTCGGGCGCGGGCCCGCGGACTGGACCCGGACAACCCGCGCAGCCTCACCCGCTCCGTGATGCTCGACGCGGCGGCCGCCTCGTAG
- a CDS encoding DeoR/GlpR family DNA-binding transcription regulator, translated as MKRHERMNALLELLGDRGRVDVEEAATALEVSAATMRRDMDALAEQQLLTRTRGGAVLSSVAYDLPIRYKHGHRSVEKDAVAQAAAKMVERGDVVGLSGGTTTTAIARVLATRPDFAEAGPQPHLTIVTNSLNIANELAVRPQIKIVLTGGVAHSRSYELVGPFSELVLQQISIDIAFIGANGVDPMMGATVHDEAEARVNRLMAERARRAVVVADSSKIGERCFARVGDADVFDVFITDSGAKEAMRREFTDRGLRVVTARPSGDTESGSTAGPAAGREG; from the coding sequence ATGAAGCGCCATGAACGGATGAACGCACTGCTGGAGCTGCTCGGTGACCGGGGCCGGGTGGATGTCGAGGAGGCGGCGACCGCACTGGAGGTCTCGGCCGCCACGATGCGGCGCGACATGGACGCCCTCGCCGAGCAGCAGTTGCTGACCCGCACGCGCGGCGGGGCGGTGCTCAGCTCGGTCGCGTACGACCTGCCGATCCGGTACAAGCACGGCCATCGGTCCGTGGAGAAGGACGCGGTGGCACAGGCCGCGGCGAAGATGGTCGAACGGGGGGATGTGGTCGGGCTGAGCGGTGGCACCACGACCACGGCGATCGCCCGGGTGCTCGCCACCCGGCCGGATTTCGCCGAGGCGGGTCCGCAGCCGCATCTGACGATCGTCACCAACTCGCTCAATATCGCCAACGAGCTGGCGGTGCGGCCCCAGATCAAGATCGTGCTCACGGGCGGGGTGGCGCATTCGCGGTCGTACGAACTGGTCGGCCCGTTCAGCGAGTTGGTGCTCCAGCAGATCTCGATCGACATCGCGTTCATCGGAGCCAACGGTGTGGACCCGATGATGGGGGCCACGGTGCACGACGAGGCGGAGGCGCGGGTGAACCGTCTGATGGCGGAGCGTGCGCGGCGGGCCGTGGTCGTCGCGGACTCGTCGAAGATCGGCGAACGCTGCTTCGCGAGGGTCGGTGACGCCGATGTCTTCGACGTCTTCATCACGGACAGCGGTGCGAAGGAGGCAATGCGTCGCGAGTTCACGGACCGCGGGCTGAGGGTGGTCACGGCCCGCCCGTCGGGCGACACGGAATCCGGATCGACTGCCGGACCGGCTGCCGGACGCGAGGGGTGA